A region of the Propionispora hippei DSM 15287 genome:
GCCAGTGTCCAGATGACACCTGTTGGTACGGAAGAAGCGAAATATGCCAGAGACAGTAAGGCAATACAGACATTAATGTCCTGTACATAAGGAACCGGAATAACGGCTAACGCAGCGACGATAGCGCCTGATACTAGAGGAACTTTACGGGCTTGAATTGGCTGATAGCCTTTGCGAATAAAGTAATCTGATATAATTCCGCCTAGTGGTACGCCAATGATACCCACAAGAAAGGGAATCGCAGCAACCCAGCCTGTTTTTAATATGCTGAGGCCTCTTCCGACTACCAAATAACCTGGCAGCCAGGTTAGAAAAGTCCACATCGTATATACTAGTCCGAAATTGCCTATGATCATATACCATGTCGACTTATACTTGAACAAATCTCCCCAGCCGACTTTATGTTCAGCAGCTACCTGGTTCTCTGCCTCCTGAATACTTGCCACTTCTCCATTCTTGGGGTCACGGTAAGAAAAGCACCATAAGGCCATAATAACGAGACCGGCGACACCGATAATGATAAACATGAGTTTCCAGGAGTATGCCAGCATTAAGGCTGTTAAAAGAGGAGGGGCGATACCGTTGGCAATTTGTGAACCGGTATTAATAATAGCCAGGGGAGTTCCGCGATCATCTTTAGAAAACCAACGGTCAATAGCCTTAACGGCGGCAGGAAAGAACGGTGATTCCGATATACCCAGCATGACCCGCAATAAATAAAAAAGAGAATAGCTATTAGTGAATGCGGTAAGGATCGTTACTACAGACCAGAGCGCGCTTGCACCGGCAAACATCTTTTTAGGACCGATGCGATCAACCAGCCAGCCGGCGGGTAAATTAGCTAATGCATAAGGCCAGAGAAAAGCTGACATTAAAACGCCCATTTGTAAGGGGGACAGTCCGTATTCTTTGGCAATGAGCGGATTCGCCACGCTAAGATTGGACCTGTCCAAATAGTTTATTATTGCCCCGAGCAAAATCAGAATAACGAACCACCAGCGAAGTTTATTTGTCTGTACCGGGTATGTAACTGCGTCCGTTGCTGCACTATTCATCATAGTTAACACTACTTTGGATTTTTTATAGAAAGGCACTGTCTTCTGGCCAATCTTATACAACGGAGAAACCTATGCTGTGCTACTATTTGCTACCTGCTCTATTATGACCGGGCGGAATTCACCGCTGCGATAAATTCCTTAGCTGCCGCAGTAACTTTACTATAGTCGCCGTCTTTTTTTGCAGCTTTTGTAATGAAGCTGCCGACACCTACACCTATACAGCCAGCCTGAAACCATTCCTGTACGTTTTCAGGCGATACTCCGCCGGTAGGCGCAATAGCGGCTTGCGGTACGGGAGCCATAATGGCTTTAACATATTGCGGTCCTAGATTATCTGCAGGGAACAGTTTTACGATGTCAGCTCCGGCTTCCAACGTATCTATGATTTCCTTCGGGGTCATAGCTCCGCTGACAGTAACAGCCTGATAGCGGTTAGCCACCTTAATCATTTCAGGATTTAACTGCGGGCTTACTAGAAGCTCCGCACCGGCCAAAATGGCTGCTCTGGCAGTTTCACCGTCCAAAATGCTCCCGGCACCCACTACCACCTGATCTTTATATTTCTTTGATAATAAACTGATGACTCCGAGCGCATTCGGAACCGCCATAGTAATTTCCAAGACTTTAATACCGCCTTCAATCGCAGCCTCAGCAACAGCCAGCGCGTCCTGATCGCTGTCAGTACGGATAATAAGGATGCTGCCGCTCTCATAAATCATTTTTAGGTTGTTAAGTTTTCTCCACATGGAATAGTCCTCCTGAAATTTTTTTGGTTGAAAGAATTAGTCCCGGTACAGTTTTTGGCTGCTGAACCCCAATTGGCAGGACAATTTTAATGCTGTTTCAGTTACAATTTGAACTACCTTAGCCCGATGCTCTGTCGTCATATTGGAATATAGGCTGGCCACGCTGATCGAAGCTACAGGCTGATTCCAGCGATCAAAAATAGCGCAGCCAATACAGTACATCTCCAAATGATCTTCCCGGTCATCAACAGAATATCCCCGCTGGCGAATTTCCCTCATATCCTGCAAAATTTCTGGGATGGTCACCTTAGAATATGGTGTTTTGCGGGGTATATCCCCATCACCTAAAATGTGCAGAATTTTATCTTCCGGAAAAGCTGCCAACAACGCCTTGCCCAAGCCGGTAGTGTGCATGTACCTGCGTGAGCCGAGCTTAGCCGTAGGACGCATGTAAGAGTAGTTTTCTGATTTGTCCAGATATACAATATTACCCTTATCCTCAATTCCTAAAAAGGCGGTTCCTCCTGACAGCTTATTCATTTCCTGTAAAAAAGGACGAGCCAGATGGGGGATTCCCATGTTTGACAAATAGCCTATTCCGGTTTCAAATGCACTCAGACCTAGTCGATAAGTTTTTAGCCGTTCATCATCGAATTCCAGAAAGCCTTTGTATAATAGCGTCTGGATTAACTCAAATCCGCTGCTGCGCGGTATCTCTAAAG
Encoded here:
- the eda gene encoding bifunctional 4-hydroxy-2-oxoglutarate aldolase/2-dehydro-3-deoxy-phosphogluconate aldolase, with amino-acid sequence MWRKLNNLKMIYESGSILIIRTDSDQDALAVAEAAIEGGIKVLEITMAVPNALGVISLLSKKYKDQVVVGAGSILDGETARAAILAGAELLVSPQLNPEMIKVANRYQAVTVSGAMTPKEIIDTLEAGADIVKLFPADNLGPQYVKAIMAPVPQAAIAPTGGVSPENVQEWFQAGCIGVGVGSFITKAAKKDGDYSKVTAAAKEFIAAVNSARS
- a CDS encoding IclR family transcriptional regulator, which gives rise to MVNIRVNKSAERALDVLVLLSKSNTPLTLHEICSALEIPRSSGFELIQTLLYKGFLEFDDERLKTYRLGLSAFETGIGYLSNMGIPHLARPFLQEMNKLSGGTAFLGIEDKGNIVYLDKSENYSYMRPTAKLGSRRYMHTTGLGKALLAAFPEDKILHILGDGDIPRKTPYSKVTIPEILQDMREIRQRGYSVDDREDHLEMYCIGCAIFDRWNQPVASISVASLYSNMTTEHRAKVVQIVTETALKLSCQLGFSSQKLYRD
- a CDS encoding MFS transporter; the encoded protein is MMNSAATDAVTYPVQTNKLRWWFVILILLGAIINYLDRSNLSVANPLIAKEYGLSPLQMGVLMSAFLWPYALANLPAGWLVDRIGPKKMFAGASALWSVVTILTAFTNSYSLFYLLRVMLGISESPFFPAAVKAIDRWFSKDDRGTPLAIINTGSQIANGIAPPLLTALMLAYSWKLMFIIIGVAGLVIMALWCFSYRDPKNGEVASIQEAENQVAAEHKVGWGDLFKYKSTWYMIIGNFGLVYTMWTFLTWLPGYLVVGRGLSILKTGWVAAIPFLVGIIGVPLGGIISDYFIRKGYQPIQARKVPLVSGAIVAALAVIPVPYVQDINVCIALLSLAYFASSVPTGVIWTLATDVAPKNMVASLGSIQNFGGFIGAAIAPIVTGAIVQMTGSFEYVFLIGSVLLIVSAISYGMFLRKPIEP